In the genome of Myxococcus stipitatus, one region contains:
- a CDS encoding HAD-IC family P-type ATPase, with amino-acid sequence MHEPPPAAPGKDALASSRGVVPWHALSPERVFEQLDSEAGGLTDEQARERLSRHGPNVLQRQKGEGALKLLWRQVNSPFIWVLIVSAVLAVALGKVTDGLVVAAVVVLNTLIGFVQEFRAGRAIEALSRMVPENATVVRGGSKRAVPAAELVPGDVVEVASGDKVPADMRLVTSRNLQVEEAALTGESVPAAKQPAAVEVDAELGDRRSVVFGGTLVTSGVATAVVVATGGATELGRISEMLRQATDLETPLTKALATIAKVITGAILVVSVLLLGVGLSRGYDLSEAVVLAITLAVAAIPEGLPAIVTIALAIGVQRMAARRAVIRKLPAVETLGSTTVICSDKTGTLTRNEMTVQALWTPVGRYTMTGVGYSPRGELRREGPSRSELLMPDDVRDLLLGGVLCNDAALDGRDGEWRMTGDPTEGALVVAAEKVGLGVEASRARFRRVDAIPFESEHQFMATLHDDGRGGRRVFLKGAPEVVLKRCHRDGRVTEAQVLAEVERLARRGMRVLAVASRELSGGRGSLSPEDVEAGLELLGLEGMMDPPREEAIEAVKACHQAGIVVKMITGDHLATAEAIGARLGLQEPGTPGVVGAKLEALSDAELVEVAERTHVFARVAPEHKLRLVRALQSRRHVVAMTGDGVNDAPALKQANIGVAMGITGTAVSKEAADIVLTDDNFASIAAAVEEGRRVYDNLIKSLAFVLPTNLGLALILLCAVAFFPIQDFGGGPVPLMAMRPTQLLWINLVATVTLALPLAFEARESDVMRRRPRSPDAPVLSRFVVMRTGLVALLMAAGAMGLFFWEYHSEVPHVGHTRALAEAQTMAVNTVISFQIFYMVMCRTLTGSLRKVGLFSNPSVFMGIGALVLLQLAFMYVPFMRDIFGTAPLSLASIGLSVLVGAVVVPMVGFEKWLRGRKDGGPVERPREERTPPPGRPRERLPA; translated from the coding sequence ATGCACGAGCCGCCACCCGCCGCGCCTGGGAAGGATGCCCTGGCATCTTCCCGCGGAGTCGTGCCCTGGCATGCGCTGTCACCCGAGCGGGTGTTCGAGCAGCTGGACAGCGAGGCGGGAGGGCTGACGGATGAGCAGGCGCGCGAGCGGCTGTCCCGTCATGGGCCCAACGTGTTGCAGCGACAGAAGGGCGAAGGGGCGCTGAAGCTGCTCTGGCGTCAGGTGAACAGCCCCTTCATCTGGGTGCTCATCGTCTCCGCGGTGCTGGCGGTGGCGCTGGGGAAGGTGACGGACGGGCTGGTGGTGGCGGCGGTGGTGGTGCTCAACACGCTGATTGGCTTCGTGCAGGAGTTCCGTGCGGGCCGGGCCATCGAGGCGCTGAGCCGGATGGTGCCGGAGAACGCCACCGTCGTCCGGGGAGGCAGCAAGCGCGCGGTGCCCGCGGCGGAGCTGGTGCCGGGGGACGTGGTGGAGGTGGCCTCGGGGGACAAGGTGCCCGCGGACATGCGGCTGGTCACCTCGCGCAACCTGCAGGTGGAGGAGGCCGCGCTCACGGGCGAGTCCGTGCCGGCCGCGAAGCAGCCCGCGGCGGTGGAGGTGGACGCGGAGCTGGGGGACCGGCGCAGCGTCGTCTTCGGCGGGACGCTGGTGACGTCCGGGGTGGCGACGGCGGTGGTGGTGGCCACGGGTGGCGCGACGGAGCTGGGGCGCATCTCGGAGATGCTCCGCCAGGCCACGGATTTGGAGACGCCGCTGACGAAGGCGCTGGCGACCATCGCCAAGGTCATCACCGGGGCCATCCTGGTGGTCTCCGTGCTGCTGCTCGGCGTGGGGCTGTCGCGCGGCTACGACCTCAGCGAGGCGGTGGTGCTGGCCATCACCCTGGCGGTGGCCGCGATTCCGGAGGGCCTGCCCGCCATCGTCACCATCGCCCTGGCCATCGGCGTGCAGCGCATGGCGGCCCGGCGCGCGGTCATCCGCAAGCTGCCCGCGGTGGAGACGCTGGGCAGCACCACCGTCATCTGCTCGGACAAGACGGGGACGCTGACGCGCAACGAGATGACGGTGCAGGCGCTGTGGACGCCGGTGGGGCGCTACACGATGACGGGCGTGGGGTACTCGCCGCGAGGTGAGTTACGCCGGGAGGGCCCCTCGCGCAGCGAGCTGTTGATGCCCGACGACGTGCGGGACCTCCTGCTCGGCGGCGTGCTGTGCAACGACGCCGCGTTGGACGGGCGGGACGGTGAGTGGCGGATGACGGGAGACCCCACCGAGGGCGCGCTGGTGGTGGCGGCGGAGAAGGTGGGCCTGGGCGTGGAGGCGTCGCGGGCGCGCTTCCGCCGGGTGGATGCGATTCCGTTCGAGTCCGAGCACCAGTTCATGGCGACGCTGCATGACGACGGGCGCGGCGGCCGTCGGGTGTTCCTGAAGGGCGCGCCGGAGGTGGTGTTGAAGCGCTGTCACCGCGACGGGCGGGTGACGGAGGCGCAGGTGCTCGCGGAGGTGGAGCGGCTGGCGCGGCGGGGGATGCGCGTGCTGGCGGTGGCCTCGCGGGAGCTGTCGGGGGGGCGGGGCTCGCTGAGCCCGGAGGACGTGGAGGCGGGGCTGGAGCTGTTGGGGTTGGAGGGGATGATGGACCCTCCGCGCGAGGAGGCCATCGAGGCGGTGAAGGCCTGTCACCAGGCGGGCATCGTCGTGAAGATGATTACGGGCGACCACCTGGCGACGGCGGAGGCCATCGGCGCGCGGCTGGGGTTGCAGGAGCCGGGGACGCCGGGCGTCGTGGGCGCGAAGCTGGAGGCGCTGAGCGACGCGGAGCTGGTGGAGGTGGCCGAGCGGACGCATGTCTTCGCGCGCGTGGCGCCGGAGCACAAGCTGCGGCTGGTGCGCGCCCTGCAATCGCGGCGGCACGTGGTGGCGATGACGGGGGATGGGGTGAATGACGCGCCGGCGCTGAAGCAGGCCAACATCGGCGTGGCGATGGGCATCACCGGGACGGCGGTGTCGAAGGAGGCGGCGGACATCGTCCTCACGGACGACAACTTCGCGTCCATCGCGGCGGCGGTGGAGGAGGGGCGCCGCGTCTACGACAACCTCATCAAGTCGCTGGCCTTCGTGCTGCCGACGAACCTGGGCCTGGCGCTGATTCTCCTGTGTGCGGTGGCGTTCTTCCCCATCCAGGACTTCGGCGGCGGGCCGGTGCCGCTGATGGCGATGCGGCCCACGCAGCTGCTCTGGATAAACCTGGTGGCGACGGTGACGCTAGCCTTGCCGCTGGCGTTCGAGGCGCGCGAGTCGGACGTCATGCGGCGCAGGCCCCGCAGTCCGGACGCGCCGGTGCTCAGCCGCTTCGTGGTGATGCGCACGGGGCTGGTGGCGCTGTTGATGGCGGCGGGCGCGATGGGGCTGTTCTTCTGGGAGTACCACTCCGAGGTGCCGCACGTGGGCCACACGCGGGCGCTGGCGGAGGCGCAGACGATGGCCGTCAACACGGTCATCAGCTTCCAGATTTTCTACATGGTGATGTGCCGCACGCTGACGGGCTCGCTGCGCAAGGTGGGCCTGTTCAGCAACCCCTCCGTGTTCATGGGGATTGGGGCGCTGGTGCTCCTGCAGCTCGCCTTCATGTACGTGCCCTTCATGCGGGACATCTTCGGCACGGCGCCGCTGTCGCTGGCGTCCATCGGGCTGTCCGTGCTGGTGGGCGCGGTGGTGGTGCCCATGGTGGGCTTCGAGAAGTGGCTGCGAGGTCGCAAGGACGGAGGCCCCGTGGAGCGTCCTCGAGAGGAGCGCACGCCGCCTCCTGGACGGCCGCGCGAGCGGCTCCCCGCGTGA
- a CDS encoding helix-turn-helix transcriptional regulator: MMMPSRPVGELLREWRQRRSLSQLDLAMRAEVSARHVSFLETGRSSPSRDMLLHLAEELDVPLRERNALLMAAGFAPAYPEHSLEEPQMKAAREAVELVLSGHEPYPALAVDRHWHLVTANRAVGLLLEGIPAELLTPPLNVLRLSLHPQGLAPNILNLEQWRGHILARLQRQAAATADAKLAELLVELRAMGGGGGAPEVHAPDFTSLVVPLRVRTRLGVLSFISTTTVFGTPMDITLSELAIESFFPADATTGELLRKAAEEARRAELC; encoded by the coding sequence ATGATGATGCCGAGCCGTCCGGTGGGAGAGTTGCTGCGGGAGTGGCGTCAGCGCCGCAGCTTGAGTCAGTTGGACCTGGCGATGCGCGCGGAGGTGTCCGCGCGTCACGTGAGCTTCCTGGAGACGGGCCGCTCCTCGCCCAGCCGGGACATGCTGCTGCACCTGGCCGAGGAGCTGGACGTGCCGCTGCGCGAGCGCAACGCCCTCTTGATGGCGGCGGGCTTCGCGCCCGCGTATCCGGAGCACTCGCTGGAGGAGCCGCAGATGAAGGCGGCGCGCGAGGCGGTGGAGCTGGTGCTCTCCGGTCACGAGCCGTACCCCGCGCTCGCGGTGGACCGGCACTGGCACCTCGTCACGGCGAACCGCGCGGTGGGCCTGCTGTTGGAGGGCATCCCCGCGGAGCTGCTCACGCCGCCCCTCAACGTGCTGCGCCTGAGCCTGCACCCCCAGGGCCTGGCGCCGAACATCCTCAACCTGGAGCAGTGGCGCGGGCACATCCTGGCGCGGCTCCAGCGTCAGGCGGCGGCCACCGCGGACGCGAAGCTGGCGGAGCTGCTCGTGGAGCTTCGCGCGATGGGCGGCGGTGGTGGCGCGCCCGAGGTGCACGCGCCGGACTTCACCAGCCTGGTGGTGCCCTTGCGCGTGCGGACGCGGCTGGGCGTGCTGTCGTTCATCAGCACGACGACGGTGTTCGGCACGCCCATGGACATCACCTTGTCGGAGCTGGCCATCGAGTCGTTCTTCCCCGCGGACGCCACGACGGGGGAGCTGCTGCGCAAGGCCGCCGAGGAGGCGCGGCGCGCCGAGCTGTGCTGA
- the tpx gene encoding thiol peroxidase, with protein sequence MAEFKNQVTYRGQPVTLEGEGQVQVGDVAPDFTAWKGFFESHRLSELKGQVVVLSVAPSVDTKVCAVQLRMFNQQATGLGPDVKVWYLSLDLPFALNRFTAAEGIQNVAVLSDYKEREFARKYGLYMKELGVLARSTFVVGRDGRVVFREIVPEMMREPDYDAALEAVRQAL encoded by the coding sequence ATGGCGGAGTTCAAGAACCAGGTCACCTACCGCGGACAGCCGGTGACACTGGAGGGGGAGGGGCAGGTGCAGGTGGGGGATGTCGCGCCCGACTTCACCGCGTGGAAGGGGTTCTTCGAGTCCCACCGCTTGTCGGAGCTGAAGGGCCAGGTCGTCGTGCTGAGCGTCGCGCCCAGCGTGGACACCAAGGTGTGCGCGGTGCAGCTGCGCATGTTCAACCAGCAGGCCACGGGGCTGGGGCCGGACGTGAAGGTCTGGTACCTGAGCCTGGACCTGCCCTTCGCCCTCAACCGCTTCACCGCGGCGGAGGGGATTCAGAACGTCGCCGTGCTGTCGGACTACAAGGAGCGCGAGTTCGCGCGGAAGTACGGCCTGTACATGAAGGAGCTGGGAGTGCTGGCGCGCAGCACCTTCGTGGTGGGCCGGGACGGCCGCGTGGTCTTCCGGGAAATCGTCCCGGAGATGATGCGCGAGCCGGACTACGACGCCGCGCTGGAAGCCGTCCGCCAGGCGCTCTGA
- a CDS encoding ROK family protein: MATLGIDLGGTFARAAVVDEAGKMLASAKVALAERSPSSVVETIAQAASAAVRSAGVIVDACGVGAAAQIHKDSGVLSVAPNLGWRNVPLGQLLTDRLGQPVKVVNDLSAAAWGELHVGAGRGAQDLLVVFVGSGVGSAIISGGRLLDGAGGVAGELGHVKVVPGGRRCGCGEQGCLEAYTGGHNLIAQARELLDAGASPALAHLVGAEGTKLTPVTLEQAAEAGDAAAREVYERAAHFLALAVANQVTVLNPARLILGGGVLNHCPGIRRRVLEGVRAWASQTSREGLLIADAELGDDSGLIGAALLAA, encoded by the coding sequence GTGGCAACGCTTGGAATCGACCTGGGTGGGACGTTTGCTCGTGCCGCCGTGGTGGACGAGGCGGGGAAGATGCTCGCCTCGGCCAAGGTGGCCCTGGCCGAGCGCAGCCCCTCCAGCGTCGTGGAGACCATCGCCCAGGCGGCGTCCGCGGCGGTGCGCTCCGCGGGTGTCATCGTGGATGCCTGTGGCGTGGGGGCCGCCGCGCAGATTCACAAGGACTCGGGGGTGCTGTCGGTGGCCCCCAACCTGGGCTGGCGCAACGTGCCGCTGGGCCAGCTGCTCACCGACCGCCTGGGCCAGCCGGTGAAGGTGGTCAACGACCTGTCCGCCGCCGCGTGGGGGGAATTGCACGTGGGCGCGGGTCGGGGCGCGCAGGACCTGCTGGTGGTGTTCGTGGGCTCGGGGGTGGGCAGCGCCATCATCTCCGGCGGCCGGCTGCTGGACGGCGCGGGCGGCGTGGCGGGAGAGCTGGGCCACGTCAAGGTGGTGCCCGGAGGTCGGCGCTGCGGCTGCGGTGAGCAGGGCTGCCTGGAGGCCTACACGGGCGGGCACAACCTCATCGCCCAGGCGCGGGAGCTCCTGGATGCGGGAGCTTCGCCCGCACTGGCCCACCTGGTGGGAGCCGAGGGCACGAAGCTGACGCCGGTGACGTTGGAGCAGGCGGCGGAAGCAGGCGACGCGGCGGCGCGAGAGGTGTATGAGCGGGCCGCGCACTTCCTGGCGTTGGCGGTGGCCAACCAGGTGACGGTGTTGAATCCCGCGCGTCTCATCCTCGGGGGAGGGGTGTTGAACCACTGCCCTGGGATTCGCCGCCGGGTGCTGGAGGGGGTGCGGGCGTGGGCGTCCCAGACGTCCCGTGAGGGGCTGCTCATCGCCGACGCGGAGCTCGGCGACGACAGCGGCCTCATTGGTGCGGCATTGCTGGCCGCGTGA
- a CDS encoding NAD(P)H-dependent oxidoreductase → MTAPRILAISGTLRTDGFNRHLLAVGVAKARELGADVDVLDLKLLNLPIYDGDVEAQGLPASVVELRERVAQAQGFLISSPEYNSSIPGGLKNAIDWASRAPGRRFQGKWAAIMGATPGPFGTARMQPHLRQVLSSTGALVLPTQMHVARASEAFTPEGALKDPARQREVDALVSELVERVKG, encoded by the coding sequence ATGACCGCGCCTCGCATCCTGGCCATCAGCGGGACGCTCCGCACGGATGGCTTCAACAGGCATCTGCTGGCGGTCGGGGTCGCGAAGGCGCGGGAGCTGGGCGCGGACGTGGACGTCCTGGACCTGAAGCTCCTGAACCTCCCCATCTACGATGGGGACGTGGAGGCGCAAGGGCTTCCCGCGTCCGTGGTGGAGCTGCGCGAGCGCGTGGCGCAAGCGCAGGGCTTCCTCATCTCCAGCCCGGAGTACAACTCGTCCATTCCCGGCGGCCTGAAGAACGCCATCGACTGGGCCTCCCGCGCGCCGGGCCGGCGCTTCCAGGGGAAGTGGGCCGCCATCATGGGCGCGACTCCCGGCCCCTTCGGCACCGCGCGCATGCAGCCGCACCTGCGTCAGGTGTTGTCCTCGACGGGGGCGCTGGTGCTGCCCACCCAGATGCACGTGGCGCGAGCCTCGGAGGCCTTCACGCCCGAGGGCGCGCTGAAGGACCCGGCCCGGCAGCGGGAAGTGGACGCGCTGGTCTCGGAGTTGGTGGAGCGGGTGAAGGGCTGA
- a CDS encoding phosphomannomutase/phosphoglucomutase, which produces MNAHIFREYDIRGLVDKDLTAEVVELLGKGLGTIIRRKGGRFIAVGRDCRESSTRFRDSLCAGLTSTGLNVYDVGVVPTPLTYFAANTLPVDGLAMITGSHNPPEYNGFKIGAGKTTFHSHEIQALRKLIEAGDFEVSATRGTVTPFDIITPYNHFVRQTVKVGRKGMRIVIDAGNGTGGAIAVPLFESMGFDVVPLFCEMDATFPNHHPDPTVVENLQDLIAAVKREKAEVGIAYDGDSDRIGVIDDQGNILWGDQLMVLFSRYVLKDSPGAAIVGEVKCSYTLYDDIAQRGGKPVMWKAGHSLIKAKMKEEHAELAGEMSGHIFFKNRYYGFDDAVYSSARLLEILTHEKQKLSELLADVPKTFASPELRFETKEEKKFEMVKRATEWLRAAGHDIIDVDGVRVTFPDGWGLIRASNTQPILVLRFEANTPERLKEIQALIEGTVARVQREVGG; this is translated from the coding sequence ATGAACGCGCATATCTTCCGCGAGTACGACATCCGGGGTCTGGTCGACAAAGACCTCACGGCCGAGGTGGTGGAGCTCTTGGGCAAGGGCCTGGGCACCATCATCCGGCGCAAGGGCGGCCGCTTCATCGCCGTGGGCCGCGACTGCCGTGAGTCGTCCACCCGGTTCCGCGACTCGCTCTGTGCCGGCCTGACGTCCACCGGCCTGAATGTCTACGACGTGGGCGTGGTGCCCACGCCGCTCACGTACTTCGCCGCCAACACCCTGCCGGTGGATGGCCTGGCCATGATTACCGGCAGCCACAACCCGCCGGAGTACAACGGCTTCAAGATTGGCGCCGGGAAGACCACCTTCCACAGCCACGAAATCCAGGCGCTGCGCAAGCTCATCGAGGCCGGGGACTTCGAGGTCTCCGCCACGCGCGGCACCGTCACCCCCTTCGACATCATCACCCCCTACAACCACTTCGTCCGGCAGACGGTGAAGGTGGGCCGCAAGGGGATGCGCATCGTCATCGACGCGGGCAACGGCACCGGTGGCGCCATCGCCGTCCCCCTCTTCGAGAGCATGGGCTTCGACGTGGTGCCCCTGTTCTGCGAGATGGACGCGACGTTCCCCAACCACCACCCGGACCCCACCGTGGTGGAGAACCTCCAGGACCTCATCGCCGCGGTGAAGCGCGAGAAGGCCGAGGTCGGCATCGCCTATGACGGCGACAGCGACCGCATCGGCGTCATCGACGACCAGGGCAACATCCTCTGGGGCGACCAGCTCATGGTCCTCTTCAGCCGCTACGTGCTGAAGGACAGCCCGGGCGCGGCCATCGTCGGCGAGGTGAAGTGCAGCTACACGCTGTACGACGACATCGCCCAGCGCGGCGGCAAGCCGGTGATGTGGAAGGCGGGCCACTCGCTCATCAAGGCGAAGATGAAGGAGGAGCACGCGGAGCTGGCCGGAGAGATGAGCGGCCACATCTTCTTCAAGAACCGCTACTACGGCTTCGACGACGCGGTGTACTCGTCCGCGCGCCTCTTGGAGATCCTCACCCACGAGAAGCAGAAGCTCTCCGAGCTGCTCGCCGACGTGCCGAAGACCTTCGCCAGCCCCGAGCTGCGCTTCGAGACGAAGGAAGAGAAGAAGTTCGAGATGGTCAAGCGCGCCACCGAGTGGCTGCGCGCCGCGGGCCACGACATCATCGACGTGGACGGCGTGCGCGTGACGTTCCCGGATGGCTGGGGCCTGATTCGCGCCTCCAACACGCAGCCCATCCTGGTGCTCCGCTTCGAGGCCAACACTCCCGAGCGCTTGAAGGAGATTCAGGCGCTCATCGAAGGCACCGTTGCTCGCGTCCAGCGCGAAGTCGGAGGGTGA
- a CDS encoding serine/threonine-protein kinase, whose amino-acid sequence MACGHCAVEHPVGTRCPEVPSLEGQHHGPLVLREAVGSGPLGTVYRAEHGPSGHLFAVKVLHPRLAARPLVRAAFLEEARRLRGLRHRHVARVLDARPGPQGLPCLLMEYVEGEDFTRLPVPLPPGEVVGLLAQVLEALEAAHARGLVHGGLSTECLRLTRGERRVKVLGFGSRAVLSARLTPRERACGMVVGSPSFLAPEQWAGLAVDARTDVYALGVVGYLLGTGRLPFGFGRVGAMSPVEPHVLEPRVQPALSAVLLRALAERPEERFEDARAFREALLEGVGRATARTRTSRGAVSIFGDVLPEDGATPMHAALREAASASRQEEEAPVGMPPEATAPRMEAPTGLCVRLGLAPDAEFVPVRVGDVTVEGFFAAWAGPLPPLASQLPVELMLGKRQVVGDCDVVRHVTSEEARGWGGASGLYVQFAGESARDLLAHALGVGRVRAAPDAEPVPDAELAWLLVRAAGVEKDPYALLGALPYEDFEQVRRRALSTVRHLSQFRQRSLPEGQRQALETLLRRVEAAHRTLSEPTSRAGVDAARGNLAGVVCCLDAGLSQEHAESLRQTFLSARPLAETRAKALFTQGHALETRQSWAAALAHYAEALLLDPLNVSWLRRYQALRGRTRPSGVMPSVATATP is encoded by the coding sequence ATGGCATGCGGACACTGCGCGGTGGAGCATCCGGTGGGCACCAGGTGCCCCGAGGTTCCGTCTCTGGAGGGGCAGCACCACGGGCCGCTGGTGCTGCGGGAGGCCGTGGGCTCGGGGCCGCTCGGCACGGTGTATCGCGCGGAGCATGGGCCTTCGGGGCACCTCTTCGCGGTGAAGGTGCTGCACCCGAGGCTGGCGGCGCGGCCGTTGGTGAGGGCCGCGTTCCTCGAGGAGGCTCGGCGGCTGCGCGGCTTGCGGCATCGCCATGTGGCGCGGGTGTTGGATGCGCGCCCGGGGCCCCAGGGGCTGCCGTGCTTGTTGATGGAGTACGTGGAGGGCGAGGACTTCACGCGCCTGCCCGTTCCGCTTCCGCCCGGAGAGGTCGTGGGGTTGCTGGCGCAGGTGCTGGAGGCGCTGGAGGCGGCGCATGCGCGCGGGCTGGTGCACGGCGGGTTGTCGACGGAGTGCCTGCGGCTCACGCGGGGGGAGCGGCGGGTGAAGGTGCTCGGCTTCGGGAGTCGCGCGGTGCTGTCCGCGAGGCTCACGCCGAGGGAGCGCGCGTGCGGGATGGTGGTGGGCTCGCCGTCGTTCCTCGCGCCCGAGCAGTGGGCGGGGCTCGCGGTGGATGCGCGCACGGATGTGTATGCGCTGGGGGTGGTGGGGTACCTGCTCGGGACGGGGCGGCTGCCGTTCGGGTTCGGGCGCGTGGGGGCCATGTCTCCGGTGGAGCCCCACGTGTTGGAGCCGCGTGTGCAGCCCGCGCTCTCGGCGGTGTTGCTGCGCGCGCTGGCGGAGCGTCCGGAGGAGCGGTTCGAGGATGCACGCGCGTTCCGCGAGGCGCTGCTCGAAGGGGTGGGGAGGGCGACGGCGCGGACGCGCACGTCGAGGGGCGCTGTCTCCATCTTCGGAGACGTGCTGCCCGAGGACGGAGCGACGCCGATGCACGCGGCGCTGCGAGAGGCGGCCTCCGCGTCACGGCAGGAGGAGGAGGCGCCCGTCGGAATGCCGCCGGAGGCCACCGCGCCGCGGATGGAGGCCCCCACGGGGCTGTGTGTCCGGCTGGGCCTCGCGCCGGATGCGGAGTTCGTCCCCGTGCGCGTGGGCGACGTGACGGTGGAGGGCTTCTTCGCCGCGTGGGCGGGGCCGTTACCGCCGCTGGCCTCGCAGCTCCCCGTGGAGCTGATGCTCGGCAAGCGCCAGGTGGTGGGGGACTGCGACGTCGTCCGCCACGTCACGAGCGAGGAGGCGCGGGGCTGGGGCGGCGCCTCGGGGCTCTATGTCCAGTTCGCGGGCGAGTCGGCGCGAGACCTCCTGGCCCATGCGCTGGGCGTGGGCCGTGTCCGCGCGGCGCCGGACGCGGAGCCCGTGCCCGACGCGGAGCTGGCGTGGCTCCTGGTGCGCGCGGCCGGCGTGGAGAAGGACCCCTACGCCTTGCTGGGCGCCCTGCCTTATGAGGACTTCGAGCAGGTGCGCCGCCGCGCGCTCTCCACGGTGCGTCACCTGAGCCAGTTCCGTCAGCGCTCCTTGCCCGAGGGACAGCGCCAGGCCTTGGAGACCCTCCTGCGCCGCGTGGAGGCCGCCCACCGCACCTTGAGTGAGCCCACGTCGCGCGCGGGCGTCGATGCCGCGCGGGGCAACCTCGCGGGTGTCGTGTGCTGCCTCGACGCGGGCCTGTCCCAGGAGCACGCCGAGTCCCTCCGCCAGACCTTCCTCTCCGCCCGCCCGCTCGCGGAGACTCGCGCGAAGGCGCTCTTCACCCAGGGCCACGCGCTGGAGACCCGCCAGTCGTGGGCCGCCGCGCTGGCCCACTACGCCGAGGCGCTCCTGCTGGACCCCCTCAACGTCTCCTGGCTGAGGCGCTACCAGGCGCTGCGCGGGCGGACGCGCCCCTCTGGCGTCATGCCGTCCGTCGCCACCGCGACACCCTGA
- a CDS encoding mannose-1-phosphate guanylyltransferase, translating to MALYPVIMAGGSGTRFWPLSRQARPKQFLPLASKQPLITDTAARLKGLSTVKNTFIVCGPLHAKAAAKLVKGLPKGNLLVEPVARNTAPAIALAALHVAARDPEGVMVVLPSDHHVADVPGFKRTLAEAARIAEGGHIVTLGIQPNRPETGYGYIQVGGALEGGGRAVKAFKEKPDVETARGYVSSGEYLWNGGIFVFRADVILAAFAQHMPEMKKGLEALRKTVGKRTYASVLKKVFPKLPSLSIDYGVMEKASNIAVLPGDFGWSDVGSFAAIPEVRPADANGNVISGDLAVVVDCQGCVVLADKRPLSVVGLKDVVVVDSGDAVLVVPREKSQDVRKVVEALKARKLQKYL from the coding sequence ATGGCCCTCTACCCCGTCATCATGGCTGGTGGTTCCGGCACCCGTTTCTGGCCCCTGTCCCGTCAGGCGCGCCCCAAGCAGTTCCTGCCGTTGGCCTCGAAGCAGCCGCTCATCACCGACACCGCCGCGCGCCTCAAGGGCCTGTCGACGGTGAAGAACACCTTCATCGTGTGCGGCCCGCTGCACGCGAAGGCGGCGGCGAAGCTGGTGAAGGGGCTGCCCAAGGGGAACCTGCTGGTGGAGCCCGTGGCGCGCAACACCGCGCCCGCCATCGCGCTGGCGGCCCTCCACGTCGCGGCCCGGGACCCCGAAGGCGTCATGGTGGTGCTGCCCTCGGACCACCACGTCGCGGACGTGCCCGGCTTCAAGCGCACGCTGGCGGAGGCCGCGCGCATCGCGGAGGGCGGGCACATCGTCACGCTGGGCATCCAGCCCAACCGCCCCGAGACGGGCTACGGCTACATCCAGGTGGGCGGCGCGCTGGAGGGCGGCGGCCGGGCGGTGAAGGCGTTCAAGGAGAAGCCCGACGTGGAGACGGCCCGGGGCTATGTGTCCTCGGGGGAGTACCTGTGGAACGGCGGCATCTTCGTCTTCCGCGCGGACGTCATCCTGGCCGCCTTCGCGCAGCACATGCCGGAGATGAAGAAGGGCCTGGAGGCGCTGCGCAAGACGGTGGGCAAGCGCACCTACGCGTCGGTGCTGAAGAAGGTGTTCCCCAAGCTGCCCTCCCTCTCCATCGACTACGGCGTGATGGAGAAGGCGTCCAACATCGCGGTGCTGCCGGGGGACTTCGGCTGGTCCGACGTGGGCTCGTTCGCGGCGATTCCCGAGGTGCGCCCCGCGGATGCGAACGGCAACGTCATCTCCGGCGACCTGGCCGTGGTGGTGGACTGTCAGGGCTGCGTGGTGCTCGCGGACAAACGCCCGCTGTCGGTGGTGGGGCTCAAGGACGTGGTGGTGGTGGACTCCGGGGACGCGGTGCTCGTGGTTCCCCGTGAGAAGAGCCAGGACGTGCGCAAGGTCGTCGAGGCGCTCAAGGCGAGGAAGCTCCAGAAGTACCTGTAG